The genomic region AAGATGCCATTTTATTTCGCAACTTCATGTGTGCATTATATActtgtatttatttatttttatcctaaatatgattttcttgctcctttattacattttttaattaatcatatctCATTGGAAGAATCAAAGGGTACAAAATGTTTACATACAGCTACCTTAACTAATctaaaggagagagaaaaataatccTAATTAATTACATCTTTTAAGTAACTTAACTAATATTTGAATTGACTAATTAGTAGCCTTAACAACGGTCGAAGGACGTAGACTATTTCCTCTAAATGAAACGATGAGTTTTGCTTCTCAAGCGAAACTTTGcgtttattcttttctttttgtgcgATGTCCAGTCTGCTGCACTTTCATTTCTTCAAAACCAAATGTCTTTGATCTTATAGGTTATGTTTGATATGTTCTTGAAAATGTGATTGTCGATAAGGTAACTTTAAAGCgtttaatttaaaatgaaaaagtgattattgaaaaaaatattttttttttgtaattagaGAAGGGAGAATTCGAACCTTATTTTTTAGGTAGTATTAATTTGAAAGCATTATACTAAGAATGCATGTAGtgtaaatttacaaaattttcaattatgtatgaaaatataaaattgaataaatttatatttttttaatataaagttttaacttttcaactttatccttaaaataataaataataatatgataaaaataacataatattttaatattaaaatatataaaattactaaatatttattgttaCTAAATATTTACTTGAGAGGGGTATATTTGTCCAATCCATTCTTTTGTAAATGTATCTTTCCTACGGTCTTGCAATGTCATTACATTGTAAGAGAACCACATTAAACGTGATAAGGCGATCATGTCCAATTAAAATCCCTGTAAAGTGCTTTAACTTCCTCAATTATCAAAGGGGACCATAGACTTCCAAATACATTATACAACTGCTATTCCGACGCTAGTACAATCTTATATACTACATATACATGAAAGACCTATTTAATTCAACTTCTTGACGTACAACTTCCAAAGCTGAAGAGCGTGAGATAGATAAGGAAACCTTAGCTGAGAGTTTTACACTTCTTTCCTTCCCGCAGTAGTGTAAGGGTAAGAGTTTTACACTAGATTCGATTTTCGTTTTTTCCTGTAAACGTGGAAACCTAGAAAGTACCATCTTCGAATTTTTGCAGCGTCACAAACTAATTGCTACGCAAACTGTTGTGCCAGATCAGAGGTTGAAGATGAAGTTCCCTTCACAATCTTTTGAGTTTGGGCAGCAACCGAGCAGTTCTTTCGATGGGAAAAGGACATCATCTAGATCTGCTGGGATTTTGAAACGGACTTCAGCTGCTTACAAGCGTGGACCAGAAGGGGTGATTGTGGACAGTCGAACTGAGAAGAGGCGAAAGATGGATCGTAGCATGGCTCAGCAGTGTCCTGCCCATGTTGATGAATCAAGACGGAGTTGTCCTAAAAGCCAGCTATCCCGATGTTACTCTTTCCCCAAGAAGTCAAGGCCATCTGAGGAGAAGTTTTTCAAGGTGCCTTTGAATGCAAGAGCAACAGAAGTCGAGCGTCCTAAACCCGCACAGAAGTGTGTTAGCAGGTTGGCAAgaaaaaactttcaaaaagGCGCCAGTAGTGGTGGGCGTGCTCATCGATCTATCAATGCCAAGCCACCATTGAGTCCAGGTGCCTGCAGATGCAGCTCATGTGGCAGCATTAAGTGTCAATGTAGTCTTCCAAGTGATTCAAACCATGCATCTTCCAGCGATGTGACTTCAGAAAGATCATTGGGTGGAGATCTTAGAGTGTGCAGAACTTATGCCTCTAAACTGGATTGCCAGGCCAAAAGGACAATGACATCACCAATGAGCGAGTCTGATCCAGATTCTGACGGAGCTGTAAGTTCTCTGTATGATGAGAACGTTTGTCTGATTTCTCAACTTACAACTCCTGCAACAGATGCTGCTTCTGGGGAAGGATTGTTAACTCCTAGTTTTGACGTGCAAATGTCATCGAAGAAGGCTTTCCGAGCTGCAATGCTGAAAAGCCGTTATGCAGACACCATTTTGAAAGCTAAGCACATACTTGATCATGGTGAGAAAGCTGATCCAGTGAAGATGCAGCAGCAAAAGGGAAAATTGGAAAGAAGGCAGCGAGAAGAAAAGGCAAAGATTGAAGCTCAAATCAGAGCTGCTGaagctgcagcaaaaatgaagGCAGAGGTCGAGTTGAAAAAGCAAcgggaaagagaaagagaagctGCTCGGAATGCATTGCAACAGATGGAGAAAACAGCTGGGATTGAACTGAATGTGGAGATTGAAAAGGAGTTCGAGATGCTGATTGGATTCCCTATTTATAATAACTGGCATGGTAGCAAAAATGGATCTGGAAAGGTGACTGGAGCTTATGGAGGAACTCTGTGAATTCACTGCATCAGCTGGGTTTGTTCATCGAAGATGAGCATGcagtttctttcttcttgattaTTATTTGTTCCAGCTCCTTGTTAatagttttttccttttcgtGGGGGacaggaaaaaaagaaattagtaTTTGTAAATGAGGTACTTTTTTACGGAATTGGAATTTTTGTAAACAAACAGTACATagttatatttgaaaattatcaGCCTGCTTCCATTAACACCGTAGCATCAACAAAACACCCACTCAATGCATGATCACACATTGAGACTAACAGCCAATTCACCAGCAAGAACAAACCCACAAACTCATCCACTCACATCATCACAAAAGgcagaaaacaaaacaaaaaaaacttacTGAAACACTCTGAAGGACCTCACTTTGTAGCTGGACTCCTCCCTTTGCAAGATCATCTGCTCATGATGTTCTTAGGTACTCCCTTGATATCATAGGTGGATCCTTTGTGCACCTTTGCAATATGGAAGAATACATCTGTATCTATAAACATATAaactgaaataaaaaatgaagaattaaTATTACTAAGCTTACACTATTTTGGCACAATTTAAACTGTGTAAATGAAGCAGTGCATAATCCCAAATGGTGAAATGATAAGCCTGATGCCTTAAGTTTGAATAAATGCATTGGCCTAAAACATTTTGAGATCAGATAATCTGTCAAAACCTTATATGCTTCCCCGGAAGACAAATTTGT from Theobroma cacao cultivar B97-61/B2 chromosome 9, Criollo_cocoa_genome_V2, whole genome shotgun sequence harbors:
- the LOC18590810 gene encoding transcription factor GTE12; the encoded protein is MKFPSQSFEFGQQPSSSFDGKRTSSRSAGILKRTSAAYKRGPEGVIVDSRTEKRRKMDRSMAQQCPAHVDESRRSCPKSQLSRCYSFPKKSRPSEEKFFKVPLNARATEVERPKPAQKCVSRLARKNFQKGASSGGRAHRSINAKPPLSPGACRCSSCGSIKCQCSLPSDSNHASSSDVTSERSLGGDLRVCRTYASKLDCQAKRTMTSPMSESDPDSDGAVSSLYDENVCLISQLTTPATDAASGEGLLTPSFDVQMSSKKAFRAAMLKSRYADTILKAKHILDHGEKADPVKMQQQKGKLERRQREEKAKIEAQIRAAEAAAKMKAEVELKKQREREREAARNALQQMEKTAGIELNVEIEKEFEMLIGFPIYNNWHGSKNGSGKVTGAYGGTL